A segment of the Doryrhamphus excisus isolate RoL2022-K1 chromosome 7, RoL_Dexc_1.0, whole genome shotgun sequence genome:
tcacacacacagcacagcaGGAATGGctcttttctaaaaaaaaaaaaaaagtcaaatttacgCTTGATTTCAACACCTTTCGCTGAGGAAAATGTCTTTTGTTTCTGAAAAACGTAGGCGCACGGGCGAGTGAGTCAACAGAGATATTGAGcggtgggaagggggggggggcatgacaaagAACATGTCAGAGAATTTCAACCCGAGTGATTGACTGTTGTAGACAAATGCTAGCGTGTAAGCAGGAAGTGCAGGTCCACAGGTCAGCCACGCCCGTATGTTCACATAATGACAGGCGCCCTCTTGTTGATTGCCGCCATAAAACGCGCCTTATCTGGTGATCTGGTTGTCCACTCCGGGCAGTAAAACCAGGAGGAGGAAATTAGCAGGTCAAAGTCGCTTGCCGGAGACCCGAATGCTGACTTCATCCTCAATGCTTGTGTTCTttcttgtgcccccccccccaacccattCAGGTGTACGGGCCACAGCGGGAAGGATGAGCCTTTCGCTGCTCGCTGGATGTAACAGCAACTCCATGTGGAAACTGCATCCAGTTCCAGTGGAGGTGCTGTTACTTGCAGAGAGTCGCATCCGACTGCACAACGACTTGCACGTCCATCCGTGAGAAGGAGCGATGGGGCACAAGGTGATGACCTATGAATTGACAGCCAGTGGTGCTAACGTCTGCCTGTCATTTCTGTAGGCCACTGCTGTGTTTGTCCCTCATAACACACGGGATGCAGTTAGCCAGGGGAGCACGGTTGAACAttttcctctttctgaatgATACCTGAATAAAGTCCAAGATACATTATATGTGTCTGTTAACTTTAGTCCCTggattcaaataaaaatgactgcaaAATGCAACAAGGAGCCATCTTTGGTCAACGTAAGACTGCGTTCTGTGTGTTATTTTTGGGTACTTCAATATAGTTTAAATCCTACTCATTCATGAAGGACCACCAGGTTTGAGACTCGTACCAACTCTTCCTTCATTTTGCTACACAAGAATGGAGGCTTTTACGAGccacaattaaataaatacacatataaataaatcattatcATGTAAAACAATTATATGGGAAAATTAAATTGTCCATTCAGTACTTCAATTGTgaagaaatgtgaaataattatattactACCTAATAAGCGTTtattttatgtcgtttttttcatttaattatatttttatttactcttTTATACTCTTTTATACTCTATActcttacttttatttactttattttatagtttttatttatttagtggctgcaatacatattaaatagttaaaataataattaaattaaaaaagggcataaaataaatattggtGAGGGAATAAATggttattaaatatatttaagatattttcatattttttgaatGAACAATTACAAACTATACAAAAAACTatgtcacattttattttattaatttgcttTATATTCATTTAATTAAGTGCTTCCATAAAAACAAGTCACATGATATTTACTAATTGTACTAGAGATGATGTCATCTGTGTTTTGAAAGTACAAAGTCAATTTTACGCGAGTAGAATGAATACCATTTCCGCCTGTTTATTTGGATCGTTTTGTGTAAATTCTGTCAAAAGGGAGCTGTGACGTCAGACAAACGTCATTAAAGTGTGGCAGATAGTGAATGAAAGTAACCCCTTCAGTTGAGTGACGGGTCTTTaatcttgtttgttttaatatattcaagTCATCTAAACAAGCAGGAAATGTCGCGGAAGAGGAGGTTTTGTCACAGAAATGTTCTAAAACAGTAGAGATTATCGCTTCTAATAGCACGTTTGTGACTTTCGGGGTACAGGTGAATGCACAAAGCGTAGCTAGATAACAGGCATTACGTAGTTCCACAGTGCATCAACTGTGCAATCTTCCACGACTATGATCTTTGGTTGCGTTAGGCCTCACAAACGGGAAACACTGACATCTAGCGGTGGAGCGTGAGACAAGCACTTCCCGTGAAAAAAGAAACGCGGTAAAACGCTATTCCGGTTTCCAGAAGGACGGCATGAACATGGCATCCAACAGCAACATGGCTAATGTGAATGGACGAGAGAACGGGGAGCCGGTGGTTAAGCGACCACGGGAGAACGTTCCGCCGGAGTCCCCACTGCGTTCTTCGAAGGAGCCTGTGAACAAAGTGACCGTGGTGCTCGGAGCTCAGTGGGGGGACGAAGGCAAAGGGAAAGTTGTGGACCTGCTCGCAATGGACGCGGATATCGTGTGCAGGTGTCAGGTAGCAGCCGCGCTCAAACTCAACGTTGCAGCTAAGACGTCCCCTTAATTTCAGTGCGGATGTTTGCTTTGCTGCGATAGGTACCGAATCGTAGAGGTCACAGAAAGTCGATTCAGCTGAGCAGCAGTTAAATATTCACGACCTACTTCCGGCGTCCCGGATGTGGACAAGCTACATTGACGCTAGCCATGTTTGCTAACGTGTTCCTCGGTCGATTAACGTTGTCGTGCTTTCGGGGAAAGACTTGTATAACTTAGTATCATGAAATAGTCTTTTCTTGTGTTTGAACATGCTTATGCGGTGGGAggttctatttatttatttaatttttttaatggttctaTTTGTGAAGTACTGCGTAACGCGGCACGCTACCCATGTGACGTTTAAGCACCCTCGGAATTTTATACTATCTTTAATTGTGCCGTTTGCAGGGTGGCAACAATGCTGGTCACACTGTGGTTGTGGACTCGGTGGAGTATGACTTTCACCTGCTGCCCAGCGGTGTCCTCAACAAGAAGGCAATCTCCTTCATAGGTAATGTCGGAACGGTTCTCATGAATTTGCTGTCAAGCTGGAAAACTTAGCTTTTTTTGCATTCCAGGCAACGGAGTGGTCGTACATCTCCCCGGGCTGTTTACAGAGGCAGAATCCAACCTGAAGAAAGGCAAAGGTCATTTTTACAGGCCGTTTATGCCAATATGCATATTTCCCCCAAATACTAAGATATTTTTTCATGTAGGACTGCAAGGATGGGAAGAGAGACTAAAGATTTCCGACCGTGCCCACATCGGTGAGTATCTTTTCCCTGTCTTTGGAAGTCTTTGTTGTCAACATGTCTTATTGAGTGCGCCTCGGTCCGCCCCTAGTGTTCAACTTCCATCAAGCTGTCGATGGCATCCAggagcagcagcggcagcagcaagAAGGGAAAAAGTAATTTTTGCTCCGATTATTTGAAAGCACTGACGTATTGGTGTGTGTCACGTCTGCTGAAAGGGGAAGCAGACACTTTGAAACTGGCtttattgtttgtgtttaaCGTGTTTGTGTTGTCTCTTTGCTGCAGTTTGGGAACCACCAAAAAGGGCATCGGACCCGCCTACTCCTCCAAAGCTGCTCGGAATGGTCTGCGAGTCTGCGATCTTGTCTCAGACTTCAAAGTTTTTGAGGACAAGTGAGTCTCTTTGGGCGTTGCGTCCTCTAAATGTGATGACCATGTCGCCTGGACTTTAAGTCGTATCATTCaaaaaaatgcatcacaaaGAAGAAAAATCACACATAAATTGTCAAAGCAGACAAAGTAAAGCTACAGAAGCTGAAATAAGTCCATATGTACACAATAAAATGTACctgtttaataaatgaatgttctcgataaaaacactaaatatgTGACATGACACCTGAATGCATCTCAATGCATAGAAACATATCAAACGGAAATATTTCAAcaccaaaaacacatttttgtattcacaAATGAAGTAATATGCGTGTACTTCGTTACTGAGCAGCTGCTGCGGCAGCTCCAATCTCCAATCTGGACATGATTAGTCTCCTAATGAAACAATCACGCTGTCTCAAATACCACATTTGTCAATCTACACATTATAGTTACACATAACTTACAGACACACAGCCTCCAGAGagtgcaatgaaaaaaaaggtgTTGGGCATGCTCTGCATCATTTAGTTTGTGAGCCTGACTGTCCCAACTCACTGACGCTCACTGAATGGTTgcggccactagatggcaccaCTAAAGCAACCATAAATCCCACGTTGATTTAAGTCGTAGGACCATCCCAACTATGAAAGAAATAATCATActttatttcacaaaaagccacTGCAGTGATGCCAGGGGTTAATATAATACAGAGGGTTGTGTCaagatgtaaaaatgttgcCAAATCAATTATGCAAATCAACAACACGACTTCCATAGTGGCTCGGTCCAGGCCCGGGTTAACAACGACCGCCATCGGTGTTGTTCACCTACAGGCTGCCGGTGGAAATTGGGTTACTGTTGGTCAAAGGAGGAGAGTTAAGAAGAGCGAGAAGGAGCTCCAAGAACCTGGAACTGAGAGTAGGGACTTTGAATGTTGGAACTATGACAGGAGAAGGTAGAGCGTTGGTTGAcatgatgcagaggaggaaggtagACATACTGTGTGTCCAGGAGACCAGGAGGAAAGGTAGCAAGGCTAGAAGTTTAGGAGCAGGGTTCAACTTGTTCTATCATGGTGTCGATGGGAAGAGAAATGGAGTAGGAGGAGTTGGTTAAGAATGTCCTGGAGGTAAAAACAGTTGGATGGGAGTTGGAGGAAAAACTGAAATTCTGGCTGGACCTTGATGAAGTGATGCAGAGCATCCCTAGAAGGGAATGTGTTGTCATTGGGGCAGACTTGAATGGATGATGGTGATGGGCAGGTTTGGTATCCAGGAGAGGAACGCAGAAGGACAGATGGTGGTTGACTTTGCCAAAAGGATGAAAATGGCTGTGATGACAGTGCTAAGATGTGCTGGAGGTGTGACGgaagagttcaaggtggaggtggaagtgcatcagggatcagctctgagccccttcctgtttgctatggtgatggacaggctgacaagtgagcttagacaagaatctccatggactatgatgtttgcagatgacattgggatttgtagggagagtagggaacaggtggaggagatgcaaGAAGAGtggaggaatgaagattagccgcagcgaGACGGGGTATATGTGtgggaatgagagggacccaagtggaagagtgaggttccaGAGAAGAGAATTTGAAGTACTTGccgtcaacagttcagaacagcggaggtgaaaaggaggtgaagaagcgtgtgcaggcaggatggaacgggtggaggaaagtgtcaggcgtgatgtgatagaagagtttcagctaaaatgaaaggaaaggtatacaaaactggtgagaccagccatgttgtttggtctagagtcaggaagcagaactggaggtagcagagatgagtaTGCCGagcttctcattgggagtgaccacgattgataggatcaggaaggagtacatcagagggacattacatgttatcggccagactgagattgttgggacatgtccagaggagagatagtgaatatattggtagaaggatgctgccaggtaggaggcgtagaggaagaccaaagaggttaatggatgtagtgaaggaggacatgagggtagttggtcttagaaagacagatgcagaagacagggttggatggaggagattggtttgctgtggcgacccctgaagggaaaagcccaagagaaagaagaagaagaagaagaagtagtaCATAGACTAGTGCTATGATGAATGAACGGTGAcatctttgcatttttttgtaggTTTCGCATGTTGGCAGAGCATTTCTTGGCCATGTATCCCAACCTGAATGTGGACATCGATGGCGAACTGGAGCAGTTGAAGGTGAGAGCTGGTGGAATGGCCTTCCACAAAGGagggttccttatttataaatggaatgttaGTGATTGGAAATACTACAGAaattgatatttattcatttttctgtactCTACAGAGTACTGTAATCACAGCATCTTCTgattctgaatgccttgtagtTGTTCGGTTGTTGTAAGAATCGACTAATAGACTGTAGTCACCCATCGTCCTTGTCTGGTCTGATTTCTTCAGGGGTATGTGGAGCGACTACGCCCTCTGGTGACAGACGGCGTGTACTTCATGCACAAAGCACTCACCGGACCCAGCAAGAAAATCCTCGTGGAGGGAGCCAACGCCGCGCTGCTGGATATTGACTTCGGTGGGTAGCAAGAAGGCAGGGGGGTCATCTGGCCGACTGACGACTGCAGCTAACAGACCGTTTCCCCGCTCAGGCACGTATCCCTTTGTCACATCGTCAAACTGCACCGTGGGAGGAGTGTGCACCGGGCTGGGCGTGCCGCCGTCGCACGTGGGCCGAGTGTACGGCGTGGTCAAGGCGTACACCACCCGGGTGGGCGTCGGCGCTTTCCCCACGGAACAGGACAACGTGAGTGATGATGCAAGGAAGTGTCACTCACGTCCTTACTAAGTTCTTGTGGTGTCGCAGGAGACGGGGGCCCTGTTGCAGTCGCGGGGTCGAGAGGTCGGCGTGACGACGGGCCGAAAGCGGCGTTGTGGTTGGCTGGACTTGATACTGGTCAGATACGCTCACATGGTCAACGGCTTCTCGGCGTAAGTGACCCAATGAAGCCGGCGCTCCTTCTCCTCGCAGCGACATTGAGCGCCTCGTGTTTTGCAGCATTGCACTCACCAAGCTGGACATTCTGGACACCCTGCCCGAGATTAAAGTGGGCGTGGCTTACAAGGTTGACGGCGAGCCTCTGCCGAGTTTCCCTGGTAAGTGATGGGCATTGTTTTGTCTGTGAAAGTGGACAGACACAGGACTCAAACTCAAACACTTTTCTGGCATATCACCTTAATCTGGCCAATCTGTGATGGCTCCAAATGTTTTTCCAAAGGATTGTTGGATGAAGAAAAGTGGTTCAGCCAAGTAAGTGTGAtataaaaacagtacaaacGGTAATTACCCGGCATAATTAGCAtcagaaatgtaaatatgtcgTACTACTATCAGCTATCTATGATTCATGCGTGCATTTAAACATGTTAAACATCAACACACAGCATCGGCTCCCGCAGGACTGTAATCTATCTGTGGTTGCACATTAACTCTTGACATAAGCCATGGACCAAAAGTGTAGAATCATATTGTAATCATTTTTGTCCCAAAATTATCGaggccaggggtgtcaaactcattttagCTCAGGGGCCGCATGGAAGAAAATCTACTTTCAAGTGGGCAggaaacaaataatataaaatagggttgggtgatatggaccttagcatataccACCATATGACGATATCAAATGTAAATTCAGTAGattcttgtataaaaagctacaaagctTAAGCCATATGATGAAATAGATTTGTCTCAAATGGTAAaacacatgtatttattggtagGAAACTAGCTAACTGTTCTAATGGGACACATAGCCACTAAATGTTCAAGcaatgaaggaagatgtagtcacccatgccacTCCAACTGCAGATGGATGATATTATCACACTCTTGTTTTCTTTAAGCGCACCGGGGGGACAaacagtgctcttattttgaaggacggtcacaGAAGTGTTTTCCATGTGTGGAGAATGATTGGAGAATGATTATTTACAGCTAGCTTCCACTCGGGCTCTGATGTCTCGGTTGTGAGTAAACACAGACGGCTGTTTCTTCGGTTCGCCAACAGTTCATTCACCTTCTCTCTACTCTGCTGGCAATGAACGTTGTCTCACTTGCGGGCATGAAGATTCTCATCATGGCGACCGAGGTTCTATTCCTTCAGCACTGCACCATTCCATCAACACACCACCGTAATAGATGATACAGCGGCACCCGCTAGCACACAAGAGAGCGATACGTGCTTCCACTTCATCTTGTGGTTCATCGGTTCCCGGTCCGACCGTGATAACTCCTTTTCGCTAAACGTAACACGTAccttaaaactgttatttccaaatagCCGCAAGGCAttctgggtagtccagctgcaactatgaacaataaagtAGTATGACCACCTCAACGTGTTTACATGCAATTAAGCAATTAAATGCgacaaacatggcaaaatgttgggagaaagagtaccacaagctacccagcatgccttgtggtggGAATACGTGGCATAGACATTTGTTTGTATGCTCACATGGTGCAGCAGCCGGGTTAGTTTGTGCGTCATGTGTGTTTGGATGGCGCTTATGTAGAAGCTCCAGATTGCATCTGACTTTTGCTGACTCGTCAGCGTGCCACCATAGCAccgcaagtcatgttgccggcTGCTCTTTCCATgtgaaaggtttaaaaaaaacaaacaaaaaaaaagacatttggaAATGCCCGGTGCACCGTATGAAGACACTTAGTGGGCCTGACGTGGCGCAGAATCATAAATGTTAGCATTGGCTGAGACCCTTGTTTCTTTTTTCACCTCCAGTTTGTGGGCGGTACTTCCTGTAGGGGTTGTAGtctcaatgtaacattactggcatctagtgaccagtgtgtgtACTGCATATCAGCATAACGACTTTGAAGGCACCTtctcaatgccttatatttgtgtctTGGTTCGTTTTTCACGTATTCATGAGGGTCTCATCGAACATGGCAGTGTTAGCCTGTAACGTTGATGTTTCCGTCTTGCAGCAAACATGGACGTTCTGACGCGGGTCACGGTGGAGTACAAGACGTTCCCCGGGTGGTGCCGCACCACCGAGGCGGCCCGCAGCCTGACGGACCTGCCGCCGCAAGCGCAGACCTACATCCGCTTCATCGAGGACTTCCTGCAGGTTCCAGGTGCGTAGGATGGCGTTCCAGGTCACTCTCCCGAGTCACACCGTTAACGCTGGCTTTGTTTTCAGTGAAGTGGGTGGGAGTGGGCAAGTCCAGAGAGAGCATGATCAAACTGTACTAAGCAGCCGTCTTCCATGCTCACACGGCCGAGACCACCACGCCCCCGCCCCGCCTCCATTTCCAAGGACGGATCCACCAGCACGGATCTCTGGTGAAACGTCGTCGCTGCTTGTGCCTCGCAGTCACCAAAGTCGCATTCCAGCTTTTCAACATTTTAGCCTGTCTGCTTTTAAAATGGGCTCATTCCAGTGAAGcacactttgcttttttttcttttttagaatTTGGAGCTTATGAAGCTTTCGGGACATCTGTATGCCATTGAACATTTCTGCAAAGTCGTTAAAAGAGGCAGCCGTCTTAATTAGGAGGTCGTCATGAGAAACATTTGACCGGCTTTGCCATGCCGGTGGTAAAGTCAACTATTTTAAATCCATTCCTTCATTTAGTcttcaaacaaacacaacaaaaaatgcGATGGGGTTTGATAGGCCGAGTTCAGCCAGACGAGCAAAGATGTGCGAGTCATGAACGAACCTTCGCTTGCATGTCTTTGGAGAAAGAGCAGCACAGCCTTCACACACCCAAtacaggggaggggggggacatGTTATTTTTTAGTGGAAATATTTACTACGTGATTCCTGGAATGAATGTCATGCTTTTGGACATCCTCCACATAAAAGAAACAACCCAACAGGTTTTACTCCTTTAGTCGGTGCCAATGACTGCTTTGACTTGCTTTTATCAATAAATTTAAACGTGACAAAGATGAGCCGAACTTCTCCATCGACTTTGTGCTGTTttggtgacttttttttgggggggcacaTTTCATCTCCAAAGTCATTCTTGCCCGTCTTAAAGTGAAAGCAGCAACAGATGAAGTGGTAAAGCATTCCACCGGAGATGGCTGCTGTGTGTAATGTAGTCCAATCACACACACTTCACTTATTTTATACACCAAATCATCCAAACGGCATCTAGAAACTCCTCCATCTGCCTCGAGATGACTAGAGGAGGCCTAACGTCCTAGCGTAACACCGTAGCACAACATCCTTCCAACAACCATCTCGTAGGATTCATCATTTGTGAGCCACTAATACTTCAGATATACTTTgtcaaatgtataaaatgtttattacgAAGGCTGGTATTTTCCAATTCCATCCAGAAGAGAGAGGAACATAGGGTGACCTGCAAGAATGGAGGTAGGAGTACACAGGTAGACTCCATCTTGTGCAGACGCTGTCATCTGATGGAGATGAGTGACTGCGAAGTAGTGGAAGGTGAAAGTGTAGCCAGGCAGCTTAGTATGGTTAGGATGGCGGCGTGTAGAAGGACCCTCATGGTGAGGAAGATGAAACAAGAAGAGTGTTGTAGGATTTTTAGGCAGGCGGTGCTTCCACATGACTCATCTGGAAAGAAAGCAGACAAAAAGACTTGGTGGTGGAATGAGGAGGTGCAGGCGTTTATACAGCCGaaaaggttagctaagaagAAGTGGGACGTGGAGAGGACTGAAGAGAGTAGACATAAGTACAGAGAGATGAGGTCTATGATGACTTGTACGGTAAGGAGGGAGCGACGGATCTCTGAAGATGCCTCAGGAATGGACGAGAAGTGTGTTGGTGGCCATCTTTAAGAACAAGGGTGATGTGCAGAGCTGTGGCAACTCCAGATGTATAAAGCTAATGAGCCATACCATGAAGTTATGGGAAAGACTAGCTGAAGCTAGACTAAGGGCAGAAGTCAGCATCATGCCAAAAAAGGAACTGTGGTTTTGTATGAGGAAGTCTAGAGGGACAGAGAAGTATgttcaagtggtgcaggacGTGTATGAGGACTGGAAGACAGTACTAAGATGTGCTGGAGGTGTGACGGAAGAGTTAGAGGTGGAGGTAAGagtgcatcagggatcagctctgagccccttcctgtttgctatggtgatggacaggctgacagatgagcttagacaagaatctccatggactatgatgtttgcagatgacattgggatttgtagggagagtagggaacagctggaggagatgctagacgagtggaggtttgccctggaaaggagaggaatgaagattagccgcagcgagacggagtatatgtgtgggaatgagagggacccaagtggaagagtgaggttccaGGGAGAAGGTGGAGTATTTGAAGTACTTTGGGGTCaaggagagaaaaagaagagtgtgcaggcaggatggaacgggtggaggaaAGTGTCAGACGtcatgtgatagaagagtttcagctaaaatgaaaggaaaggtatacaaaactgtggtaagaccagccatgttgtttggtctagagacaggaagcagaactggaggtagcagagatgaggatgctgagcttctcattgggagtgaccacgatggataggatcaggaaggagtacatcaaatggacattacatgtcattggccagactgagatggttgggacatgtccagaggagagatagtgaatatattggtagaaggatgctgccaggtaggaggcgtagaggaagaccaaagaggaggtttatgaatgtagtgaaataaaataaaataaagaatggatcaaaataaataaaacactgtaATAACAATAGTGATCATTGTTTGCGTTAGTAGAATTGGTCCTAAAAGTGACTTTCCAAGAGCTAAAAGTTGTGATTGTGTTAGCTGTAACACAACACCGTAAGGAAAATGATATCTTCCTGCTGTTTTTCGTCTCTGGGCTGCACGCTAAAAGCGCAGCTTGGCCTAAATAAGCGAAGATGCACACGCTGGCTAGCCCATCCACTTCCAGTCCAAGAAGTCTGCATCATCAAAAAAGGCAGAAAGCGGAGCTGACATCAGACATGATGTCTTAATTGAAAATAAAGTGCTCTAATTGCATGCCG
Coding sequences within it:
- the adssl gene encoding adenylosuccinate synthase, like gives rise to the protein MNMASNSNMANVNGRENGEPVVKRPRENVPPESPLRSSKEPVNKVTVVLGAQWGDEGKGKVVDLLAMDADIVCRCQGGNNAGHTVVVDSVEYDFHLLPSGVLNKKAISFIGNGVVVHLPGLFTEAESNLKKGKGLQGWEERLKISDRAHIVFNFHQAVDGIQEQQRQQQEGKNLGTTKKGIGPAYSSKAARNGLRVCDLVSDFKVFEDKFRMLAEHFLAMYPNLNVDIDGELEQLKGYVERLRPLVTDGVYFMHKALTGPSKKILVEGANAALLDIDFGTYPFVTSSNCTVGGVCTGLGVPPSHVGRVYGVVKAYTTRVGVGAFPTEQDNETGALLQSRGREVGVTTGRKRRCGWLDLILVRYAHMVNGFSAIALTKLDILDTLPEIKVGVAYKVDGEPLPSFPANMDVLTRVTVEYKTFPGWCRTTEAARSLTDLPPQAQTYIRFIEDFLQVPVKWVGVGKSRESMIKLY